The following are encoded together in the Nitrospirota bacterium genome:
- a CDS encoding DNA-3-methyladenine glycosylase I has protein sequence MVRYHDTEWGVSVYDDRRLFEFLILEGAQAGLSWMTILKRREGYREAFDQFNAKKVSSFDSKKIEDLLNNPKIIRNRLKISSAVNNARCFLEIIEEFGSFSRYQWEFVGGKPIQNRRKSTQDFPVTTRESDAFSGDLKKRGFKFVGSTIIYAHMQAVGMVNDHTISCFRHQEVQD, from the coding sequence ATGGTCCGCTATCACGATACCGAATGGGGCGTTTCTGTATACGATGACAGGCGCCTCTTCGAATTTCTGATTTTGGAGGGTGCCCAGGCGGGACTCAGCTGGATGACGATCTTGAAGCGCCGTGAAGGCTACCGGGAGGCATTTGATCAATTTAATGCCAAAAAGGTCTCTTCTTTTGATTCGAAAAAGATTGAAGATTTACTGAATAATCCGAAAATCATCCGGAATCGGCTTAAAATAAGTTCTGCCGTGAACAATGCCAGATGTTTTCTGGAAATAATCGAGGAGTTCGGAAGCTTTAGCCGGTACCAATGGGAGTTTGTTGGGGGAAAGCCGATTCAAAACAGACGAAAATCCACCCAGGATTTTCCGGTCACCACGAGGGAATCAGATGCCTTCAGTGGAGATCTTAAAAAGAGAGGGTTTAAGTTTGTCGGCTCGACGATTATTTATGCCCATATGCAGGCCGTAGGGATGGTCAACGACCATACGATTTCCTGCTTCAGACATCAGGAAGTGCAGGATTGA
- a CDS encoding EAL domain-containing protein has translation MKLHSLLNRQLKRFFNGIESVPKGCGELIEAVNSAYSQFDIDREMLERSLELSSQELIQANSDIRALFERIINSSGDGIFAFDHECHCTVWNPGMEAITGIGKDEASNRLIYDLLHPFQEIAGPRIFSDIIEGKTTVTIEKSFTISRDGRKRHYEAQFSPLYNESRQAIGGFAIIRDVTSRMQAEEMIKYQAYHDSLTGLPNRLLFEDRLSMAISQARRTEAMLAILFIDLDRFKVINDTLGHNIGDQLLKVLGERLTHCMRDGDTVARMGGDEFTVLLPVIESKYDAIRAAERIFNVLRPVFNLENHELYISGSIGIAIYPECGDDPQTLLKNADIALYQVKDQGGDNNSQVYSSTMDHSSVERLSLESALRQAITRDELILNYQPTFHLLTGALTGMEALVRWNRPHVGTVSPGAFIPIAEESGLILPIGKWVLNAACQQLKSWQATGVEPLSVAVNLSARQIHQGDLLEEVTRVLNTTGLSPRYLELELTESLLMKNTDAIIRLLHQLSDMGIQLSIDDFGTGYSSLSYLKRFPIHKLKIDQSFVRNITTDTNDAVIAQTIIRMAHSLGLRAVAEGVETLDQLNLLRSLECDEAQGFYFSKPLPHEEFKNLLTHKWNGVKT, from the coding sequence GTGAAATTGCATAGTCTGCTCAATCGCCAGCTCAAACGTTTTTTTAACGGGATAGAATCCGTTCCAAAAGGATGCGGAGAATTGATTGAAGCGGTCAACAGCGCCTATTCCCAGTTCGATATCGACAGAGAAATGCTTGAACGATCGCTTGAACTCAGTTCGCAGGAGCTTATTCAGGCCAATTCTGACATTCGCGCGCTTTTTGAAAGGATTATCAATAGCAGTGGTGATGGCATCTTTGCCTTTGACCACGAATGCCATTGCACCGTCTGGAATCCCGGCATGGAAGCGATCACCGGTATCGGCAAAGACGAGGCCAGTAACAGGCTGATTTATGACCTCCTGCATCCGTTTCAGGAAATCGCCGGGCCGAGGATTTTTTCTGATATCATCGAAGGCAAGACCACAGTGACCATAGAGAAGTCATTCACCATTTCAAGAGACGGGAGAAAAAGACATTACGAAGCCCAGTTTTCTCCGCTGTATAACGAATCCCGCCAGGCAATCGGCGGATTTGCGATCATTCGTGATGTGACAAGCCGAATGCAGGCCGAGGAGATGATAAAATACCAGGCTTATCATGACTCCCTGACGGGACTCCCTAACCGCCTGCTTTTTGAAGACCGGCTCTCCATGGCGATTTCGCAGGCCCGGCGGACCGAAGCCATGCTGGCCATCCTCTTTATTGATCTGGATCGTTTTAAAGTGATTAACGACACACTGGGCCATAATATCGGAGATCAGTTATTAAAAGTGCTGGGAGAAAGATTGACTCATTGCATGCGGGACGGTGATACCGTTGCACGGATGGGCGGTGATGAGTTTACCGTCTTATTGCCTGTCATCGAATCAAAGTATGATGCGATCAGGGCTGCCGAACGAATATTCAATGTCCTCAGACCTGTGTTCAATCTCGAAAATCACGAATTGTACATCTCCGGAAGCATCGGCATTGCCATTTACCCCGAGTGCGGCGACGATCCGCAAACACTCTTGAAAAATGCCGACATCGCCCTCTATCAAGTCAAAGATCAGGGAGGCGACAATAATTCTCAGGTCTATTCCTCAACGATGGATCATTCGAGCGTTGAGCGCCTTTCCCTGGAAAGCGCGCTCCGACAGGCCATTACCCGGGATGAACTCATATTAAATTATCAGCCCACTTTTCATTTGCTGACCGGAGCGCTCACCGGCATGGAGGCACTTGTCCGGTGGAACCGTCCGCATGTGGGAACCGTTTCTCCAGGCGCATTCATTCCGATTGCAGAGGAGTCCGGCCTGATTCTTCCAATTGGAAAGTGGGTGCTGAATGCCGCTTGTCAACAGCTCAAATCATGGCAAGCCACCGGGGTCGAACCCCTTTCAGTCGCCGTCAACCTGTCAGCCAGACAGATTCATCAGGGGGATCTCCTGGAGGAGGTTACACGGGTGCTCAATACGACAGGACTTTCTCCTCGCTATCTTGAACTGGAACTGACCGAGAGCTTGCTTATGAAAAACACAGACGCCATTATCAGGCTTCTTCACCAGTTAAGCGACATGGGCATTCAACTTTCAATTGATGATTTTGGTACGGGCTACTCATCGCTGAGTTATTTGAAACGATTTCCCATTCACAAGCTCAAGATTGATCAATCCTTTGTCCGTAATATTACAACGGATACCAATGACGCGGTCATTGCACAGACCATTATTCGAATGGCGCACAGTCTTGGACTCCGGGCGGTGGCAGAAGGGGTAGAAACGTTGGACCAACTTAACCTTCTCCGGTCACTTGAATGTGACGAAGCGCAGGGATTCTATTTCAGCAAGCCGCTGCCTCATGAAGAATTCAAAAATCTCCTCACTCATAAATGGAACGGGGTCAAAACCTGA
- a CDS encoding FIST C-terminal domain-containing protein, which yields MEIEQKRWVKEKGWEPQSRSNLNESAQLVLVFGSKSSLKGDKVFDEIRRFYPNAHLFGCSTAGEIHDTHVSDGSIILTAMRFDYTEVKTASIHVRQGESSFDAGKKLAESLPTKGLSYVFVLSDGLTVNGSQLVEGLTRYLPSHTTLTGGLSGDGELFEETLVLMDSPAEKDRVGVVGFYGDRLKVGCGSLGGWDPFGPERRITSSHGNILYQLDGKSALELYKKYLGEHAKGLPASGLLFPLCLRTENENVGVVRTILSVNEKDQSMTFAGDLPQGAYVRLMKANFDRLIDGSLEAAKISCGTIGPNAPDLAILISCVGRKLVLKQRIEEEVEGVREITGDKTILTGFYSYGEISPFTPNAKCELHNQTMTITTFSER from the coding sequence ATGGAAATTGAACAAAAAAGGTGGGTGAAGGAAAAGGGATGGGAACCGCAGAGTAGAAGTAATCTCAACGAGTCCGCTCAGCTTGTTCTCGTTTTTGGTTCCAAATCCAGTCTGAAAGGGGACAAGGTATTTGACGAAATCAGAAGGTTTTACCCTAACGCCCATCTATTTGGATGTTCTACCGCCGGTGAAATTCATGACACGCATGTCTCTGACGGCTCCATTATTCTGACCGCAATGCGGTTTGACTACACCGAAGTCAAAACGGCATCGATCCATGTCCGGCAGGGGGAAAGTAGTTTTGATGCCGGCAAGAAACTTGCGGAAAGTCTCCCGACGAAAGGTCTCTCATATGTCTTCGTCCTTTCTGATGGCCTTACCGTAAACGGAAGTCAACTCGTTGAGGGACTGACGAGATATCTCCCCTCGCATACCACGCTGACCGGAGGCCTCTCCGGCGATGGCGAACTTTTTGAAGAAACCCTGGTCCTGATGGATTCTCCTGCAGAAAAAGATCGCGTGGGGGTTGTCGGATTTTACGGCGACCGGCTAAAAGTCGGCTGCGGCTCTTTGGGTGGGTGGGATCCATTTGGTCCGGAAAGACGGATTACCTCGTCCCATGGAAATATTTTGTACCAATTGGACGGAAAGTCTGCGCTGGAATTGTATAAGAAATATCTGGGAGAACATGCAAAAGGACTTCCCGCCTCAGGTCTCCTTTTTCCACTCTGTCTTCGGACAGAGAATGAAAATGTCGGCGTGGTTCGAACCATTTTGTCTGTCAATGAAAAGGACCAGAGTATGACCTTCGCCGGGGATCTTCCGCAGGGCGCCTATGTTCGACTGATGAAAGCCAACTTTGACCGATTGATTGACGGCTCTTTAGAAGCCGCCAAGATCAGTTGCGGGACGATCGGTCCGAACGCTCCAGATCTGGCGATCCTGATTAGCTGTGTCGGCAGAAAACTCGTCCTCAAACAGCGAATTGAGGAAGAAGTCGAGGGGGTTAGAGAAATCACAGGCGACAAGACCATTCTGACCGGTTTCTATTCCTATGGAGAAATTTCTCCTTTTACGCCCAATGCCAAATGCGAGCTTCACAATCAGACCATGACCATCACCACCTTTTCGGAGAGGTAA
- a CDS encoding long-chain fatty acid--CoA ligase has protein sequence MMNERWLKRYDPDVSPDLKIPSIPLHEILRESAKRFPNHQAMYFYGKSVTYAELDEQSNRFGNVLKSFGVKRGDRVTIMLPNTPHCVIAYYAILKIGAVVVQTNPLYVERELEHQLKDSGSEIIVALDLFYPRIKGVMERTRLKKIIICRVTDFLPPLLKLLYPLKALKEGQRVKVDKESFIGDFIPLSRGASHLLDHQVIPPDEIALLQYTGGTTGTAKGVMLTHSNLVTNTLQCRSWMPDLKPGEETFLAVIPFFHVFGMTACMNLAIVLGAKMILIPKFKTEEVIKNIEKSRATVFLGVQAMYVAINHFEGIEKRDISSIKVCISGGGPLHVEVQEQFESLTGGKLVEGFGLTEASPVTHCNPINGIRKKGAIGLPLPLTEARIVDLETGEKEMPVGEAGELIVKGPQVMKGYWNHPEETRQTLRNGWLFTGDMARMDEEGFFFIVDRKKDMIKTVGENVYPREVEEILFQFPKVKEAVVVGLPDSFSVEIIKAYLVLNEGTTATEDEIITFCRTHLAKFKVPKMVEFRKELPKTIVGKVLRRVLLEEELMKTKLNQGKSL, from the coding sequence ATGATGAATGAAAGATGGCTTAAACGCTATGATCCGGATGTTTCCCCTGATCTCAAAATTCCTTCCATTCCTCTCCATGAGATTCTTCGGGAAAGTGCCAAGCGGTTTCCGAACCACCAGGCGATGTACTTCTACGGAAAGTCTGTCACCTATGCGGAACTCGACGAGCAATCCAATCGCTTTGGCAATGTCCTCAAAAGTTTTGGAGTCAAACGGGGAGATCGGGTCACGATCATGCTCCCCAACACGCCCCACTGTGTGATCGCCTACTACGCCATACTCAAAATAGGTGCTGTGGTCGTTCAGACGAATCCCCTTTACGTGGAGCGGGAGCTCGAACATCAACTCAAAGATAGCGGTTCAGAAATCATCGTAGCCCTTGATCTCTTCTATCCCAGAATAAAAGGGGTGATGGAGAGGACCCGTCTCAAAAAAATAATCATTTGTCGCGTCACCGATTTTCTACCCCCGCTTTTGAAACTACTTTATCCGCTCAAGGCATTGAAAGAAGGTCAGCGGGTTAAGGTGGACAAGGAGTCCTTTATCGGCGATTTTATTCCTTTAAGCAGGGGAGCCTCTCATCTGCTGGATCACCAGGTGATTCCCCCTGATGAGATAGCACTGCTCCAATATACAGGCGGAACCACCGGCACGGCCAAAGGCGTCATGTTGACCCATTCGAACCTCGTGACCAATACGCTCCAATGCAGAAGCTGGATGCCGGATCTCAAACCCGGGGAAGAGACCTTTCTGGCCGTCATTCCGTTTTTTCATGTATTCGGAATGACCGCATGTATGAATCTGGCCATTGTTCTCGGTGCTAAAATGATATTGATTCCGAAGTTTAAAACGGAAGAGGTGATCAAGAATATCGAAAAAAGCAGGGCAACGGTCTTTCTCGGTGTCCAGGCGATGTATGTCGCCATCAACCATTTTGAAGGAATTGAGAAACGTGATATCTCTTCCATTAAAGTCTGCATCAGCGGAGGCGGACCGCTCCATGTTGAAGTCCAGGAACAGTTTGAGTCACTGACCGGGGGGAAATTGGTGGAAGGTTTCGGTTTAACGGAGGCTTCGCCGGTCACCCATTGCAATCCAATCAACGGAATCCGCAAGAAGGGAGCAATCGGACTTCCGCTTCCGTTAACCGAAGCCCGGATCGTCGACCTGGAAACAGGTGAAAAAGAGATGCCGGTTGGCGAGGCTGGAGAATTGATTGTGAAAGGGCCCCAGGTTATGAAAGGGTACTGGAATCATCCGGAAGAAACCCGCCAGACCCTTCGAAATGGCTGGCTCTTCACCGGAGATATGGCCAGGATGGATGAGGAAGGCTTCTTTTTCATCGTCGACCGGAAAAAAGATATGATTAAAACAGTTGGCGAAAACGTCTATCCCAGGGAAGTGGAAGAGATCCTCTTTCAGTTTCCCAAGGTGAAGGAGGCGGTTGTTGTGGGTCTCCCGGACTCGTTCAGTGTCGAAATTATCAAGGCCTATCTCGTGCTGAATGAAGGAACAACTGCGACAGAAGACGAAATCATCACATTTTGCCGGACACACCTCGCCAAATTTAAGGTACCAAAAATGGTAGAATTCAGAAAGGAACTCCCCAAGACCATCGTGGGTAAAGTCCTGCGTCGGGTTTTACTGGAAGAAGAGCTTATGAAAACAAAATTAAATCAGGGGAAATCTTTATGA
- a CDS encoding thiolase family protein, producing the protein MKEVAIVDGVRTPVGLFGGALRDVTAQKLGEIAVRELMNRTKIDPKSIEEVIFGCVGQYSDATNIGRVIGLMAGIPITVPGYTVARNCASGLQAFSNGYQNVRSGDADIQIIGGTESMSNSPYVSREMRWGKRMKAGVFIDALWEGLTDSFCGQMMGQTAENLAEEFKITREEQDKYAIESHKKAFRAIREGKFKDEIVPVSIPKKAAGRDVTAELFAQDEGPNVALTAAQLALYPPIFKEGGTVTAGNACPLNDGAAAALVMSGEKAKSLGYEPLGYIRSFAFSGVEPERMGIGPVFAIPLALKKAGLSLKDAQLIEVNEAFAAQYLAVERELKLNREIVNVNGGAIALGHPVGTSGARLIINLLREMKRRNLTIGVASLCVGGGQGAAMVLERK; encoded by the coding sequence ATGAAAGAGGTAGCGATTGTTGACGGAGTGCGAACGCCCGTGGGCCTTTTTGGAGGCGCATTAAGGGATGTCACCGCCCAGAAACTGGGAGAAATTGCTGTTCGGGAATTGATGAACAGAACAAAAATAGATCCGAAATCGATTGAGGAGGTTATTTTTGGTTGTGTCGGGCAGTACAGTGATGCGACAAACATTGGAAGGGTCATTGGTCTGATGGCCGGGATTCCCATTACCGTACCCGGGTATACGGTTGCCCGTAACTGCGCCTCGGGTCTTCAGGCGTTTTCGAATGGCTACCAGAATGTCCGATCAGGCGATGCGGACATTCAAATTATCGGCGGTACCGAGAGCATGAGCAATTCACCCTATGTTTCGCGCGAAATGAGATGGGGAAAAAGAATGAAGGCCGGTGTATTTATTGATGCGCTCTGGGAAGGTTTGACCGATTCTTTTTGCGGCCAGATGATGGGGCAGACCGCTGAAAATCTGGCGGAGGAATTTAAAATTACGAGGGAAGAACAGGATAAGTATGCAATCGAAAGCCATAAAAAGGCATTTCGGGCAATTCGTGAAGGAAAATTCAAGGATGAGATCGTGCCGGTTTCGATTCCCAAGAAGGCGGCGGGGAGAGATGTGACGGCGGAACTTTTTGCCCAGGATGAAGGACCCAATGTCGCATTGACCGCGGCCCAACTCGCGCTCTATCCCCCGATTTTCAAGGAAGGGGGAACCGTCACGGCGGGTAATGCCTGCCCGTTAAATGACGGCGCTGCAGCCGCGCTGGTCATGTCAGGTGAAAAAGCCAAATCGTTAGGTTACGAACCTCTCGGGTATATTCGCTCTTTTGCATTTTCAGGGGTGGAGCCGGAGCGAATGGGGATCGGACCTGTATTTGCCATTCCACTCGCCTTAAAGAAAGCAGGATTGTCGCTAAAAGATGCCCAACTGATTGAAGTGAACGAGGCATTTGCCGCGCAATACCTAGCCGTGGAAAGGGAATTGAAGCTGAATCGGGAAATCGTGAATGTGAATGGAGGCGCGATTGCATTGGGCCATCCGGTTGGCACAAGCGGTGCCCGCTTGATTATCAATCTCTTAAGAGAGATGAAAAGAAGAAATCTCACGATAGGCGTTGCGTCGTTGTGTGTGGGCGGTGGCCAAGGCGCCGCCATGGTTTTGGAACGGAAGTGA
- a CDS encoding 3-hydroxyacyl-CoA dehydrogenase, translating to MYIYKAAVIGAGTMGAQIAQVISYSGLPVILKDVNQEAVDKGIATIRKIYQGRVEKGKMTSGEMEQKMALVSGATGYDDFADVDIVIEAIFEDVKVKQKLFQELEKICPAGTIFATNTSSLSISAIASAVKKEDKVIGMHFFNPAHVMKLVEVIPGLATSNETVDDVVALSESLRKIPIKVQECPGFLVNRLLMPYLNEAAIALRESAQPIQAMKQADEMIMKIGMPMGPYTLSDMIGIDISEKVSDILYDAYGPRMLPAPLIHEMVSGKRLGQKNGVGFYSADSAKEKELEDLIKKAQAGTGSKATSITMERLIFPMINEAVLTLQEGIATATDIDIAMLAGVGFPQDKGGPLHYADQIGIDVVLSKLVEFSKTLGSRFWPAYRLKKMVGAGYLGVKSGKGFFNY from the coding sequence ATGTATATTTATAAGGCGGCGGTGATCGGGGCAGGCACCATGGGCGCGCAAATCGCCCAGGTCATTTCCTATTCGGGCCTTCCTGTTATCCTGAAAGATGTCAATCAGGAGGCGGTCGACAAAGGGATTGCCACGATCCGGAAAATCTACCAGGGAAGAGTGGAAAAAGGAAAAATGACGTCGGGCGAAATGGAACAAAAGATGGCTCTGGTCAGCGGCGCGACGGGTTATGATGATTTTGCCGATGTCGATATCGTGATTGAAGCGATCTTTGAAGACGTGAAAGTCAAACAGAAACTTTTTCAGGAGTTGGAAAAAATCTGTCCCGCAGGGACGATATTTGCCACGAACACCTCTTCTCTCTCAATTTCCGCCATCGCGTCTGCGGTAAAAAAAGAAGATAAAGTGATCGGCATGCATTTTTTTAATCCCGCGCATGTGATGAAGCTGGTCGAGGTGATTCCAGGTTTAGCCACGTCTAATGAAACCGTAGACGACGTTGTGGCACTCTCTGAGAGCCTTCGCAAAATTCCGATTAAAGTGCAGGAATGCCCCGGATTTTTGGTCAACCGTCTTTTGATGCCCTATCTCAACGAAGCCGCAATTGCTCTTCGGGAAAGTGCCCAGCCGATTCAGGCGATGAAACAGGCAGATGAAATGATTATGAAGATTGGAATGCCGATGGGTCCCTATACTCTTTCGGATATGATCGGTATTGACATTTCTGAAAAGGTTTCGGATATTCTTTATGATGCCTATGGCCCCAGAATGTTGCCTGCCCCGCTGATTCATGAAATGGTTTCGGGTAAACGACTCGGTCAGAAAAATGGCGTCGGTTTTTACAGCGCGGATTCGGCGAAAGAAAAGGAACTGGAAGATTTGATCAAGAAGGCCCAGGCGGGTACAGGTTCAAAAGCAACATCGATTACGATGGAGCGGTTGATCTTTCCTATGATCAACGAAGCGGTACTGACCCTGCAGGAGGGAATCGCAACGGCCACAGATATTGATATTGCGATGCTGGCAGGAGTAGGATTTCCGCAGGACAAGGGGGGACCGCTCCACTATGCCGATCAGATCGGAATCGATGTCGTCCTGTCAAAATTAGTCGAATTTTCCAAAACATTGGGAAGCCGCTTCTGGCCCGCTTATCGATTGAAGAAGATGGTGGGTGCGGGGTATCTGGGCGTCAAATCCGGAAAGGGATTTTTCAATTATTAG
- a CDS encoding enoyl-CoA hydratase/isomerase family protein, which yields MAQFITSKVEDHVAVVTINNPPANVLGSKVMEEIDQLFSEMSKDPNVKVIVFTGAGAAFISGADIREIGTLSSAQKGEEVTTRGQAILNKIENMTKPVIAAINGFCLGGGLELAMACHIRIASERARFGQPEINLGIIPGFGGTQRLMKIVGKALAIELILTGDMINAAEAKGIGLVNKVVPEGDLLKQSIGLAKKLSLKGQIAVQKAMEAIQAGEEKSMEEGLRLESKHFGLLCETADMKEGVKAFVEKRQPKFQ from the coding sequence ATGGCGCAATTCATAACGAGCAAAGTCGAAGATCATGTCGCGGTGGTTACCATTAACAATCCTCCGGCGAATGTTCTGGGATCGAAAGTCATGGAGGAAATCGATCAGCTCTTTTCGGAAATGTCAAAAGATCCGAATGTGAAGGTGATCGTCTTTACTGGCGCGGGCGCGGCATTTATTTCCGGAGCGGATATCCGGGAAATCGGAACATTAAGCAGCGCTCAGAAGGGGGAGGAGGTTACCACCCGGGGCCAGGCCATTTTAAATAAAATTGAAAACATGACCAAACCGGTGATTGCGGCGATTAACGGATTCTGTCTGGGCGGTGGGTTGGAACTTGCAATGGCCTGCCATATCCGGATCGCCTCGGAGAGAGCCCGGTTCGGCCAGCCCGAGATCAACCTCGGAATTATTCCCGGTTTCGGCGGAACGCAGAGACTGATGAAAATTGTCGGAAAAGCTCTGGCGATCGAGCTCATCCTGACGGGAGATATGATCAATGCCGCAGAAGCCAAGGGAATTGGACTGGTGAATAAAGTCGTTCCTGAAGGGGACCTCTTAAAGCAGTCGATAGGGTTGGCAAAAAAGCTGTCACTCAAGGGACAAATTGCAGTTCAAAAGGCGATGGAAGCGATTCAGGCGGGTGAAGAGAAATCGATGGAGGAGGGACTTCGCCTGGAATCAAAACACTTTGGTCTCCTCTGCGAAACTGCCGATATGAAAGAAGGCGTAAAAGCCTTCGTTGAAAAAAGGCAGCCAAAGTTCCAATAA
- the rsmA gene encoding ribosomal RNA small subunit methyltransferase A, with amino-acid sequence MIIPKKSLGQHFLNDSNIVKKIIQTAGIVPEEDIVEIGPGKGILTRQLLNCSRKVFAVEIDRQLVAYLKKEFLSFPNLEIIQGDILRIDWNLLPARFKVVANIPYQISSPLLGLLLQERKRISSMTLMVQKEVAMRMIAGPDTKEYSPLSVFIQYYATATPAFHIKNSSFTPPPRVDSTVVKITPLSESNLETLNDAYFFKVVKGAFAHRRKSIRNSLKDEGFHQNDLDEVFRELSLDSKRRGETFSLVEFSQLSNRFFEMASKGSILP; translated from the coding sequence ATGATTATTCCTAAAAAATCCCTTGGTCAGCATTTCCTGAACGATTCCAACATTGTCAAAAAAATCATTCAAACGGCCGGGATCGTCCCCGAAGAGGACATCGTTGAAATTGGGCCGGGAAAAGGGATCCTGACCCGGCAGCTTTTGAATTGTTCCAGAAAAGTCTTTGCCGTTGAAATCGACCGTCAACTCGTCGCCTACTTAAAGAAAGAGTTTCTCTCTTTTCCCAATCTGGAAATCATTCAAGGGGATATTTTAAGAATCGATTGGAATCTTCTTCCTGCCCGATTTAAAGTGGTGGCCAATATTCCCTATCAGATTTCATCGCCCCTCCTCGGCCTTCTATTACAAGAGAGAAAAAGAATTTCATCCATGACTTTAATGGTTCAGAAAGAGGTCGCCATGAGGATGATTGCCGGCCCTGACACGAAAGAATATAGTCCCTTGTCTGTCTTCATTCAATACTACGCCACCGCCACCCCGGCATTTCATATCAAAAACAGTTCCTTTACACCGCCACCCCGTGTTGATTCGACTGTCGTCAAAATCACTCCCCTGTCCGAATCGAATTTGGAAACATTGAACGACGCCTATTTCTTCAAGGTGGTAAAGGGCGCATTTGCACACCGCAGGAAATCGATTCGAAACTCATTAAAAGACGAAGGATTTCATCAGAATGATCTGGATGAGGTCTTTAGGGAATTATCGCTTGATTCAAAGCGAAGGGGGGAGACATTTTCTCTGGTAGAATTCAGCCAATTGTCGAACCGGTTCTTTGAAATGGCTTCGAAGGGGTCTATTCTTCCATAA
- the pdxA gene encoding 4-hydroxythreonine-4-phosphate dehydrogenase PdxA produces MSKSRAGNNLNHSMTKKQNRLKPIIGITMGDPSGIGPEIIIKALGDPAVYKKCRPFVIGNELILRKTAGSLGIDIDIAKNPDLKQFSPDKDRIALIDPDSSTLEFSPGVPTITGGKSVGRYIEEAAKMALRGDIDAITTAPINKENLKSAGYSFPGHTEFLASLSKTREFAMMLVGGPLRIIFVTIHEPIANVPGLIKKEKVLSCIRLLSREMKQLFGIDSPRLGIASLNPHGGENGLFGKEEQNEILPAIQMAKREGITIDDLNSPDALFYKAYQGKYDAVVVMYHDQGLIPLKMIAFKKSVNLTLGLPFIRTSVDHGTAYDIAGKGIADPSSLKEALFLASDLAQKKIKHDYS; encoded by the coding sequence ATGTCGAAATCTCGAGCGGGAAATAATTTAAACCATTCAATGACTAAGAAACAAAACAGGTTAAAACCGATTATTGGGATCACGATGGGTGATCCCTCCGGCATCGGCCCTGAAATCATCATCAAGGCTCTAGGCGATCCGGCTGTTTATAAAAAATGCCGGCCTTTTGTCATTGGAAACGAACTCATCCTGCGAAAGACCGCCGGTTCCCTTGGGATCGACATTGATATTGCAAAAAATCCGGACCTGAAACAATTTTCGCCTGACAAAGATCGTATCGCGCTTATCGATCCGGATTCTTCGACGCTTGAGTTCTCGCCGGGTGTTCCGACCATTACCGGCGGGAAATCTGTCGGCCGGTATATTGAAGAAGCGGCTAAAATGGCACTTCGGGGAGACATTGACGCTATCACAACGGCTCCGATCAATAAAGAAAACTTGAAAAGCGCGGGTTACTCCTTTCCCGGACATACTGAATTTCTTGCTTCGCTTTCCAAAACCAGGGAGTTTGCCATGATGCTGGTGGGGGGACCGTTAAGAATCATTTTCGTAACGATTCATGAACCGATTGCGAATGTGCCCGGATTAATCAAAAAAGAGAAAGTGCTCAGCTGTATTCGTCTTCTTTCCCGGGAAATGAAACAGCTGTTTGGAATCGATTCACCCCGTCTTGGCATTGCATCATTAAACCCCCATGGGGGTGAAAACGGTCTGTTTGGAAAAGAAGAACAAAATGAAATTCTACCCGCCATCCAAATGGCGAAACGCGAGGGAATTACCATTGACGATCTGAATTCTCCGGATGCCCTCTTCTACAAGGCCTATCAAGGCAAATACGACGCTGTTGTCGTGATGTATCATGATCAGGGCCTCATTCCCTTAAAAATGATCGCGTTTAAAAAATCAGTCAATTTGACGCTGGGTCTCCCCTTCATTCGGACCTCTGTGGACCATGGCACCGCCTACGATATAGCCGGAAAAGGGATCGCCGACCCTTCCAGTCTTAAGGAGGCGCTCTTTCTCGCCTCTGACCTCGCTCAGAAGAAAATCAAACATGATTATTCCTAA